GGCCTTGGCGATGGCATCCGTGCCCGTCACGCCACCGGCACCGCCACGGTTGTCGATGATCACGGGCTGGCCCAGCACCTTGCCCAGCGAGTCGGCAATCAGGCGTGCGCGGGTGTCGGCATAGCCGCCTGCTGCATAGGGGACGATGAGCTTGACGGTGCGGGTGGGCCAAGCTTCAGAGCCCTGGGCCAGAGCGGCAGGGGCAGCGCCCAGCAAGGCGGTGGTGGCAGCGGCGCAGGCAGTGGCGCCGAGCAAGGCGTTTCTACGGGAAATCATGAATCAGGTCTCGGTATTGTTATAAGGATCCAGCGTATATGAGGCATGCGCTGGCTGCTATGTTTTTTGCGCAGCTCACTTTTCCTGCATATGAGCTGCCTTGACGATCTCGCCCAGGCGCTTGCGCTCGGCATCGGCAAACTTCACGAACTCCGCACGTGTGCCGCCGACCGGCTCGATGCCCAGGCCCTTGAGCTTTTCCACGGTGGCGGGCTCCTTCATGGCCTTGTCCACGGCAGCAGCCAGCTTGTCCAGAATGGCGGGTGGTGTGCCCTTGGGGGCGTGAATGCCGGCCCAATGCGCGATCTGCAGGTCGGCAAAGCCTTGCTCCACGGCGGTGGAGAGCTGGGGGTAGGCGGAGATGCGCTGGGTCCAGGTCGTGGCCAGAGGCTTGAACTTGCCCTCATGAATGATGTGCGGCAGTGCGATGATGCTGGCTTCGGACGTGCCTTCAACCTGGCCGCCCAGCACGGCCGTGGTGCTCTCCGAACCGCTCTTGTAGGGCACGGGCTGCAGCTTGGCACCGTATTTCACATTCAGCATCTCGGCCACGAAGTGCGGCGTGCTGCCCGTGCCGGCGGTGGCAAAGTTGAAGCCTGCGCCCTTCTTCGAGGCTTCGACGAAGTCGCGCAGATTGTTGTAGGGCGCGTTCTTGGGCACCACGATCACCGAAGGTGCCAGGCCAATCATCACCACGGGCTGCAGAGCATCATCCTTGAAAGGCATGGTCTTCTTGATCATGCTGTTGGAGATGACGCCTGCCGCACTGACCAGCAGCGTGTAGCCATCGGGCTGGGCCTTGGCCACGATATCGGCACCCACGGTGCCACCTGCGCCGGGGCGGTTGTCGATCACCACGGGTTGGCCGAGGATCTTGGAGGCGCCTTCGGCCGCCGATCTGGCCATCAAGTCATTGGCGCCGCCTGCGGAAAACGGCACCACGAGGCGAATCGGGCGCGTGGGCCAGTCGGCGGCA
This DNA window, taken from Comamonas testosteroni TK102, encodes the following:
- a CDS encoding Bug family tripartite tricarboxylate transporter substrate binding protein, with product MFLNRRNLLVQALTLSVLGATGLAHAADWPTRPIRLVVPFSAGGANDLMARSAAEGASKILGQPVVIDNRPGAGGTVGADIVAKAQPDGYTLLVSAAGVISNSMIKKTMPFKDDALQPVVMIGLAPSVIVVPKNAPYNNLRDFVEASKKGAGFNFATAGTGSTPHFVAEMLNVKYGAKLQPVPYKSGSESTTAVLGGQVEGTSEASIIALPHIIHEGKFKPLATTWTQRISAYPQLSTAVEQGFADLQIAHWAGIHAPKGTPPAILDKLAAAVDKAMKEPATVEKLKGLGIEPVGGTRAEFVKFADAERKRLGEIVKAAHMQEK